The following coding sequences lie in one Rutidosis leptorrhynchoides isolate AG116_Rl617_1_P2 chromosome 4, CSIRO_AGI_Rlap_v1, whole genome shotgun sequence genomic window:
- the LOC139843678 gene encoding ultraviolet-B receptor UVR8 isoform X4 produces MPMATHFMSKILKSAATNGKLGLGFCQKRFIRRVLTCEEQELIIDAEPLKNRKIVALWGNGDYGRLGLGNLESKWRPAFVSSFDDGNLREIACGGAHTLFLTESGSVYASGLNDCGQLGVEDGRSYTLDPVEISGLPNDIVKVAAGYYHSSAITESGELYVWGKNTSGQLGLGRKTGKVIPVPTKVNFLNGVPIKMASLGSDHSIAVTENGEVLSWGGGESGRLGHGHKTSLLGFLSTSSEYTPRLIKELEGAKIKSVAAGMLHSACIDVLVFVISENGSVFIFGEKAVNKLVSREGGGGELYTWGSNENGCLGTGDTHTVHVPERVQGPFLMQSVSKVSCGWKHTAAISDGNVYTWGWGGAMGTFFEEEHSSGGQLGLGDDVDYVEPTKVNFGENVKAVQISCGFNHTGALLEYN; encoded by the exons ATGCCGATGGCCACACATTTTATGTCCAAAATTCTTAAATCAGCAGCCACAAACGGGAAACTAGGGTTAGGGTTTTGTCAAAAAAGGTTTATTAGGCGGGTACTAACATGTGAAGAACAGGAATTAATTATTGACGCTGAACCTTTAAAAAACCGAAAGATTGTTGCTTTGTGGGGTAATGGTGATTATGGGAGGTTAGGTTTAGGTAATTTGGAATCGAAATGGAGACCTGCTTTTGTTTCATCTTTCGATGATGGTAATCTGCGTGAGATTGCATGTGGTGGAGCTCACACGTTGTTTTTAACAG AGAGTGGGAGTGTGTATGCTTCTGGATTGAATGATTGTGGACAACTGGGCGTGGAAGATGGTAGAAGCTACACACTT GATCCAGTTGAAATTTCTGGACTTCCGAATGATATTGTGAAAGTTGCAGCTGGCTATTATCACTCTTCAGCTATTACAG AAAGTGGAGAATTATATGTGTGGGGAAAGAATACCAGTGGCCAACTAGGACTTGGAAGGA AGACAGGAAAGGTGATTCCAGTACCAACTAAAGTTAATTTTCTGAATGGGGTCCCTATAAAGATGGCTTCTTTAGGTTCTGATCACTCTATTGCTGTTACAG AAAACGGAGAGGTTTTAAGTTGGGGCGGAGGAGAATCTGGAAGGCTTGGACATGGACACAAAACAAGCCTTTTGGGCTTTTTGAGCACTAGCAg TGAATATACACCAAGGCTTATCAAGGAACTTGAAGGAGCAAAG ATTAAAAGTGTTGCTGCTGGGATGCTACATTCAGCATGTATTGATG TTTTAGTTTTTGTAATTTCAGAAAATGGTTCGGTGTTTATTTTTGGGGAAAAGGCAGTAAACAAGTTG GTCTCTAGAGAAGGAG GAGGTGGAGAACTATATACATGGGGATCTAATGAAAATGGTTGTCTGGGTACTGG CGATACACATACGGTTCATGTGCCAGAAAGAGTTCAAGGTCCTTTCCTGATGCAATCTGTTTCCAAG GTATCGTGTGGCTGGAAGCATACAGCAGCTATATCTG ATGGCAATGTTTATACTTGGGGATGGGGTGGCGCCATGGGCACTTTTTTTGAAGAGGAACATTCTTCTGGTGGACAGTTG GGCCTAGGAGATGATGTGGATTACGTTGAACCTACAAAGGTTAACTTTGGTGAAAATGTGAAAGCAGTGCAAATATCATGTGGGTTTAATCACACTGGGGCCCTACTCGAATACAACTGA
- the LOC139843678 gene encoding ultraviolet-B receptor UVR8 isoform X6 has product MPMATHFMSKILKSAATNGKLGLGFCQKRFIRRVLTCEEQELIIDAEPLKNRKIVALWGNGDYGRLGLGNLESKWRPAFVSSFDDGNLREIACGGAHTLFLTESGSVYASGLNDCGQLGVEDGRSYTLDPVEISGLPNDIVKVAAGYYHSSAITESGELYVWGKNTSGQLGLGRKTGKVIPVPTKVNFLNGVPIKMASLGSDHSIAVTENGEVLSWGGGESGRLGHGHKTSLLGFLSTSSEYTPRLIKELEGAKIKSVAAGMLHSACIDENGSVFIFGEKAVNKLVSREGGGGELYTWGSNENGCLGTGDTHTVHVPERVQGPFLMQSVSKVSCGWKHTAAISDGNVYTWGWGGAMGTFFEEEHSSGGQLGLGDDVDYVEPTKVNFGENVKAVQISCGFNHTGALLEYN; this is encoded by the exons ATGCCGATGGCCACACATTTTATGTCCAAAATTCTTAAATCAGCAGCCACAAACGGGAAACTAGGGTTAGGGTTTTGTCAAAAAAGGTTTATTAGGCGGGTACTAACATGTGAAGAACAGGAATTAATTATTGACGCTGAACCTTTAAAAAACCGAAAGATTGTTGCTTTGTGGGGTAATGGTGATTATGGGAGGTTAGGTTTAGGTAATTTGGAATCGAAATGGAGACCTGCTTTTGTTTCATCTTTCGATGATGGTAATCTGCGTGAGATTGCATGTGGTGGAGCTCACACGTTGTTTTTAACAG AGAGTGGGAGTGTGTATGCTTCTGGATTGAATGATTGTGGACAACTGGGCGTGGAAGATGGTAGAAGCTACACACTT GATCCAGTTGAAATTTCTGGACTTCCGAATGATATTGTGAAAGTTGCAGCTGGCTATTATCACTCTTCAGCTATTACAG AAAGTGGAGAATTATATGTGTGGGGAAAGAATACCAGTGGCCAACTAGGACTTGGAAGGA AGACAGGAAAGGTGATTCCAGTACCAACTAAAGTTAATTTTCTGAATGGGGTCCCTATAAAGATGGCTTCTTTAGGTTCTGATCACTCTATTGCTGTTACAG AAAACGGAGAGGTTTTAAGTTGGGGCGGAGGAGAATCTGGAAGGCTTGGACATGGACACAAAACAAGCCTTTTGGGCTTTTTGAGCACTAGCAg TGAATATACACCAAGGCTTATCAAGGAACTTGAAGGAGCAAAG ATTAAAAGTGTTGCTGCTGGGATGCTACATTCAGCATGTATTGATG AAAATGGTTCGGTGTTTATTTTTGGGGAAAAGGCAGTAAACAAGTTG GTCTCTAGAGAAGGAG GAGGTGGAGAACTATATACATGGGGATCTAATGAAAATGGTTGTCTGGGTACTGG CGATACACATACGGTTCATGTGCCAGAAAGAGTTCAAGGTCCTTTCCTGATGCAATCTGTTTCCAAG GTATCGTGTGGCTGGAAGCATACAGCAGCTATATCTG ATGGCAATGTTTATACTTGGGGATGGGGTGGCGCCATGGGCACTTTTTTTGAAGAGGAACATTCTTCTGGTGGACAGTTG GGCCTAGGAGATGATGTGGATTACGTTGAACCTACAAAGGTTAACTTTGGTGAAAATGTGAAAGCAGTGCAAATATCATGTGGGTTTAATCACACTGGGGCCCTACTCGAATACAACTGA
- the LOC139843678 gene encoding ultraviolet-B receptor UVR8 isoform X7, with product MPMATHFMSKILKSAATNGKLGLGFCQKRFIRRVLTCEEQELIIDAEPLKNRKIVALWGNGDYGRLGLGNLESKWRPAFVSSFDDGNLREIACGGAHTLFLTESGSVYASGLNDCGQLGVEDGRSYTLDPVEISGLPNDIVKVAAGYYHSSAITESGELYVWGKNTSGQLGLGRKTGKVIPVPTKVNFLNGVPIKMASLGSDHSIAVTENGEVLSWGGGESGRLGHGHKTSLLGFLSTSSEYTPRLIKELEGAKIKSVAAGMLHSACIDVLVFVISENGSVFIFGEKAVNKLVSREGGTVTTPSMIRELPFSEQVACGAHHTCVVTRGGELYTWGSNENGCLGTGDTHTVHVPERVQGPFLMQSVSKVSCGWKHTAAISGRVLCHMLKSETSAKRGTSQIN from the exons ATGCCGATGGCCACACATTTTATGTCCAAAATTCTTAAATCAGCAGCCACAAACGGGAAACTAGGGTTAGGGTTTTGTCAAAAAAGGTTTATTAGGCGGGTACTAACATGTGAAGAACAGGAATTAATTATTGACGCTGAACCTTTAAAAAACCGAAAGATTGTTGCTTTGTGGGGTAATGGTGATTATGGGAGGTTAGGTTTAGGTAATTTGGAATCGAAATGGAGACCTGCTTTTGTTTCATCTTTCGATGATGGTAATCTGCGTGAGATTGCATGTGGTGGAGCTCACACGTTGTTTTTAACAG AGAGTGGGAGTGTGTATGCTTCTGGATTGAATGATTGTGGACAACTGGGCGTGGAAGATGGTAGAAGCTACACACTT GATCCAGTTGAAATTTCTGGACTTCCGAATGATATTGTGAAAGTTGCAGCTGGCTATTATCACTCTTCAGCTATTACAG AAAGTGGAGAATTATATGTGTGGGGAAAGAATACCAGTGGCCAACTAGGACTTGGAAGGA AGACAGGAAAGGTGATTCCAGTACCAACTAAAGTTAATTTTCTGAATGGGGTCCCTATAAAGATGGCTTCTTTAGGTTCTGATCACTCTATTGCTGTTACAG AAAACGGAGAGGTTTTAAGTTGGGGCGGAGGAGAATCTGGAAGGCTTGGACATGGACACAAAACAAGCCTTTTGGGCTTTTTGAGCACTAGCAg TGAATATACACCAAGGCTTATCAAGGAACTTGAAGGAGCAAAG ATTAAAAGTGTTGCTGCTGGGATGCTACATTCAGCATGTATTGATG TTTTAGTTTTTGTAATTTCAGAAAATGGTTCGGTGTTTATTTTTGGGGAAAAGGCAGTAAACAAGTTG GTCTCTAGAGAAGGAGGTACTGTTACAACTCCATCTATGATACGGGAATTACCATTTTCAGAACAAGTTGCTTGCGGGGCTCATCACACATGTGTTGTCACCA GAGGTGGAGAACTATATACATGGGGATCTAATGAAAATGGTTGTCTGGGTACTGG CGATACACATACGGTTCATGTGCCAGAAAGAGTTCAAGGTCCTTTCCTGATGCAATCTGTTTCCAAG GTATCGTGTGGCTGGAAGCATACAGCAGCTATATCTG GACGTGTTTTATGTCACATGCTCAAATCAGAAACTTCAGCTAAAAGGGGAACGAGTCAAATAAATTGA
- the LOC139843678 gene encoding ultraviolet-B receptor UVR8 isoform X5 — protein MPMATHFMSKILKSAATNGKLGLGFCQKRFIRRVLTCEEQELIIDAEPLKNRKIVALWGNGDYGRLGLGNLESKWRPAFVSSFDDGNLREIACGGAHTLFLTESGSVYASGLNDCGQLGVEDGRSYTLDPVEISGLPNDIVKVAAGYYHSSAITESGELYVWGKNTSGQLGLGRKTGKVIPVPTKVNFLNGVPIKMASLGSDHSIAVTENGEVLSWGGGESGRLGHGHKTSLLGFLSTSSEYTPRLIKELEGAKIKSVAAGMLHSACIDVFVISENGSVFIFGEKAVNKLVSREGGGGELYTWGSNENGCLGTGDTHTVHVPERVQGPFLMQSVSKVSCGWKHTAAISDGNVYTWGWGGAMGTFFEEEHSSGGQLGLGDDVDYVEPTKVNFGENVKAVQISCGFNHTGALLEYN, from the exons ATGCCGATGGCCACACATTTTATGTCCAAAATTCTTAAATCAGCAGCCACAAACGGGAAACTAGGGTTAGGGTTTTGTCAAAAAAGGTTTATTAGGCGGGTACTAACATGTGAAGAACAGGAATTAATTATTGACGCTGAACCTTTAAAAAACCGAAAGATTGTTGCTTTGTGGGGTAATGGTGATTATGGGAGGTTAGGTTTAGGTAATTTGGAATCGAAATGGAGACCTGCTTTTGTTTCATCTTTCGATGATGGTAATCTGCGTGAGATTGCATGTGGTGGAGCTCACACGTTGTTTTTAACAG AGAGTGGGAGTGTGTATGCTTCTGGATTGAATGATTGTGGACAACTGGGCGTGGAAGATGGTAGAAGCTACACACTT GATCCAGTTGAAATTTCTGGACTTCCGAATGATATTGTGAAAGTTGCAGCTGGCTATTATCACTCTTCAGCTATTACAG AAAGTGGAGAATTATATGTGTGGGGAAAGAATACCAGTGGCCAACTAGGACTTGGAAGGA AGACAGGAAAGGTGATTCCAGTACCAACTAAAGTTAATTTTCTGAATGGGGTCCCTATAAAGATGGCTTCTTTAGGTTCTGATCACTCTATTGCTGTTACAG AAAACGGAGAGGTTTTAAGTTGGGGCGGAGGAGAATCTGGAAGGCTTGGACATGGACACAAAACAAGCCTTTTGGGCTTTTTGAGCACTAGCAg TGAATATACACCAAGGCTTATCAAGGAACTTGAAGGAGCAAAG ATTAAAAGTGTTGCTGCTGGGATGCTACATTCAGCATGTATTGATG TTTTTGTAATTTCAGAAAATGGTTCGGTGTTTATTTTTGGGGAAAAGGCAGTAAACAAGTTG GTCTCTAGAGAAGGAG GAGGTGGAGAACTATATACATGGGGATCTAATGAAAATGGTTGTCTGGGTACTGG CGATACACATACGGTTCATGTGCCAGAAAGAGTTCAAGGTCCTTTCCTGATGCAATCTGTTTCCAAG GTATCGTGTGGCTGGAAGCATACAGCAGCTATATCTG ATGGCAATGTTTATACTTGGGGATGGGGTGGCGCCATGGGCACTTTTTTTGAAGAGGAACATTCTTCTGGTGGACAGTTG GGCCTAGGAGATGATGTGGATTACGTTGAACCTACAAAGGTTAACTTTGGTGAAAATGTGAAAGCAGTGCAAATATCATGTGGGTTTAATCACACTGGGGCCCTACTCGAATACAACTGA
- the LOC139843678 gene encoding ultraviolet-B receptor UVR8 isoform X2: MPMATHFMSKILKSAATNGKLGLGFCQKRFIRRVLTCEEQELIIDAEPLKNRKIVALWGNGDYGRLGLGNLESKWRPAFVSSFDDGNLREIACGGAHTLFLTESGSVYASGLNDCGQLGVEDGRSYTLDPVEISGLPNDIVKVAAGYYHSSAITESGELYVWGKNTSGQLGLGRKTGKVIPVPTKVNFLNGVPIKMASLGSDHSIAVTENGEVLSWGGGESGRLGHGHKTSLLGFLSTSSEYTPRLIKELEGAKIKSVAAGMLHSACIDVFVISENGSVFIFGEKAVNKLVSREGGTVTTPSMIRELPFSEQVACGAHHTCVVTRGGELYTWGSNENGCLGTGDTHTVHVPERVQGPFLMQSVSKVSCGWKHTAAISDGNVYTWGWGGAMGTFFEEEHSSGGQLGLGDDVDYVEPTKVNFGENVKAVQISCGFNHTGALLEYN; the protein is encoded by the exons ATGCCGATGGCCACACATTTTATGTCCAAAATTCTTAAATCAGCAGCCACAAACGGGAAACTAGGGTTAGGGTTTTGTCAAAAAAGGTTTATTAGGCGGGTACTAACATGTGAAGAACAGGAATTAATTATTGACGCTGAACCTTTAAAAAACCGAAAGATTGTTGCTTTGTGGGGTAATGGTGATTATGGGAGGTTAGGTTTAGGTAATTTGGAATCGAAATGGAGACCTGCTTTTGTTTCATCTTTCGATGATGGTAATCTGCGTGAGATTGCATGTGGTGGAGCTCACACGTTGTTTTTAACAG AGAGTGGGAGTGTGTATGCTTCTGGATTGAATGATTGTGGACAACTGGGCGTGGAAGATGGTAGAAGCTACACACTT GATCCAGTTGAAATTTCTGGACTTCCGAATGATATTGTGAAAGTTGCAGCTGGCTATTATCACTCTTCAGCTATTACAG AAAGTGGAGAATTATATGTGTGGGGAAAGAATACCAGTGGCCAACTAGGACTTGGAAGGA AGACAGGAAAGGTGATTCCAGTACCAACTAAAGTTAATTTTCTGAATGGGGTCCCTATAAAGATGGCTTCTTTAGGTTCTGATCACTCTATTGCTGTTACAG AAAACGGAGAGGTTTTAAGTTGGGGCGGAGGAGAATCTGGAAGGCTTGGACATGGACACAAAACAAGCCTTTTGGGCTTTTTGAGCACTAGCAg TGAATATACACCAAGGCTTATCAAGGAACTTGAAGGAGCAAAG ATTAAAAGTGTTGCTGCTGGGATGCTACATTCAGCATGTATTGATG TTTTTGTAATTTCAGAAAATGGTTCGGTGTTTATTTTTGGGGAAAAGGCAGTAAACAAGTTG GTCTCTAGAGAAGGAGGTACTGTTACAACTCCATCTATGATACGGGAATTACCATTTTCAGAACAAGTTGCTTGCGGGGCTCATCACACATGTGTTGTCACCA GAGGTGGAGAACTATATACATGGGGATCTAATGAAAATGGTTGTCTGGGTACTGG CGATACACATACGGTTCATGTGCCAGAAAGAGTTCAAGGTCCTTTCCTGATGCAATCTGTTTCCAAG GTATCGTGTGGCTGGAAGCATACAGCAGCTATATCTG ATGGCAATGTTTATACTTGGGGATGGGGTGGCGCCATGGGCACTTTTTTTGAAGAGGAACATTCTTCTGGTGGACAGTTG GGCCTAGGAGATGATGTGGATTACGTTGAACCTACAAAGGTTAACTTTGGTGAAAATGTGAAAGCAGTGCAAATATCATGTGGGTTTAATCACACTGGGGCCCTACTCGAATACAACTGA
- the LOC139843678 gene encoding ultraviolet-B receptor UVR8 isoform X8 translates to MPMATHFMSKILKSAATNGKLGLGFCQKRFIRRVLTCEEQELIIDAEPLKNRKIVALWGNGDYGRLGLGNLESKWRPAFVSSFDDGNLREIACGGAHTLFLTESGSVYASGLNDCGQLGVEDGRSYTLDPVEISGLPNDIVKVAAGYYHSSAITESGELYVWGKNTSGQLGLGRKTGKVIPVPTKVNFLNGVPIKMASLGSDHSIAVTENGEVLSWGGGESGRLGHGHKTSLLGFLSTSSEYTPRLIKELEGAKIKSVAAGMLHSACIDVLVFVISENGSVFIFGEKAVNKLVSREGGTVTTPSMIRELPFSEQVACGAHHTCVVTRGGELYTWGSNENGCLGTGDTHTVHVPERVQGPFLMQSVSKVSCGWKHTAAISGPRR, encoded by the exons ATGCCGATGGCCACACATTTTATGTCCAAAATTCTTAAATCAGCAGCCACAAACGGGAAACTAGGGTTAGGGTTTTGTCAAAAAAGGTTTATTAGGCGGGTACTAACATGTGAAGAACAGGAATTAATTATTGACGCTGAACCTTTAAAAAACCGAAAGATTGTTGCTTTGTGGGGTAATGGTGATTATGGGAGGTTAGGTTTAGGTAATTTGGAATCGAAATGGAGACCTGCTTTTGTTTCATCTTTCGATGATGGTAATCTGCGTGAGATTGCATGTGGTGGAGCTCACACGTTGTTTTTAACAG AGAGTGGGAGTGTGTATGCTTCTGGATTGAATGATTGTGGACAACTGGGCGTGGAAGATGGTAGAAGCTACACACTT GATCCAGTTGAAATTTCTGGACTTCCGAATGATATTGTGAAAGTTGCAGCTGGCTATTATCACTCTTCAGCTATTACAG AAAGTGGAGAATTATATGTGTGGGGAAAGAATACCAGTGGCCAACTAGGACTTGGAAGGA AGACAGGAAAGGTGATTCCAGTACCAACTAAAGTTAATTTTCTGAATGGGGTCCCTATAAAGATGGCTTCTTTAGGTTCTGATCACTCTATTGCTGTTACAG AAAACGGAGAGGTTTTAAGTTGGGGCGGAGGAGAATCTGGAAGGCTTGGACATGGACACAAAACAAGCCTTTTGGGCTTTTTGAGCACTAGCAg TGAATATACACCAAGGCTTATCAAGGAACTTGAAGGAGCAAAG ATTAAAAGTGTTGCTGCTGGGATGCTACATTCAGCATGTATTGATG TTTTAGTTTTTGTAATTTCAGAAAATGGTTCGGTGTTTATTTTTGGGGAAAAGGCAGTAAACAAGTTG GTCTCTAGAGAAGGAGGTACTGTTACAACTCCATCTATGATACGGGAATTACCATTTTCAGAACAAGTTGCTTGCGGGGCTCATCACACATGTGTTGTCACCA GAGGTGGAGAACTATATACATGGGGATCTAATGAAAATGGTTGTCTGGGTACTGG CGATACACATACGGTTCATGTGCCAGAAAGAGTTCAAGGTCCTTTCCTGATGCAATCTGTTTCCAAG GTATCGTGTGGCTGGAAGCATACAGCAGCTATATCTG GGCCTAGGAGATGA
- the LOC139843678 gene encoding ultraviolet-B receptor UVR8 isoform X1 produces the protein MPMATHFMSKILKSAATNGKLGLGFCQKRFIRRVLTCEEQELIIDAEPLKNRKIVALWGNGDYGRLGLGNLESKWRPAFVSSFDDGNLREIACGGAHTLFLTESGSVYASGLNDCGQLGVEDGRSYTLDPVEISGLPNDIVKVAAGYYHSSAITESGELYVWGKNTSGQLGLGRKTGKVIPVPTKVNFLNGVPIKMASLGSDHSIAVTENGEVLSWGGGESGRLGHGHKTSLLGFLSTSSEYTPRLIKELEGAKIKSVAAGMLHSACIDVLVFVISENGSVFIFGEKAVNKLVSREGGTVTTPSMIRELPFSEQVACGAHHTCVVTRGGELYTWGSNENGCLGTGDTHTVHVPERVQGPFLMQSVSKVSCGWKHTAAISDGNVYTWGWGGAMGTFFEEEHSSGGQLGLGDDVDYVEPTKVNFGENVKAVQISCGFNHTGALLEYN, from the exons ATGCCGATGGCCACACATTTTATGTCCAAAATTCTTAAATCAGCAGCCACAAACGGGAAACTAGGGTTAGGGTTTTGTCAAAAAAGGTTTATTAGGCGGGTACTAACATGTGAAGAACAGGAATTAATTATTGACGCTGAACCTTTAAAAAACCGAAAGATTGTTGCTTTGTGGGGTAATGGTGATTATGGGAGGTTAGGTTTAGGTAATTTGGAATCGAAATGGAGACCTGCTTTTGTTTCATCTTTCGATGATGGTAATCTGCGTGAGATTGCATGTGGTGGAGCTCACACGTTGTTTTTAACAG AGAGTGGGAGTGTGTATGCTTCTGGATTGAATGATTGTGGACAACTGGGCGTGGAAGATGGTAGAAGCTACACACTT GATCCAGTTGAAATTTCTGGACTTCCGAATGATATTGTGAAAGTTGCAGCTGGCTATTATCACTCTTCAGCTATTACAG AAAGTGGAGAATTATATGTGTGGGGAAAGAATACCAGTGGCCAACTAGGACTTGGAAGGA AGACAGGAAAGGTGATTCCAGTACCAACTAAAGTTAATTTTCTGAATGGGGTCCCTATAAAGATGGCTTCTTTAGGTTCTGATCACTCTATTGCTGTTACAG AAAACGGAGAGGTTTTAAGTTGGGGCGGAGGAGAATCTGGAAGGCTTGGACATGGACACAAAACAAGCCTTTTGGGCTTTTTGAGCACTAGCAg TGAATATACACCAAGGCTTATCAAGGAACTTGAAGGAGCAAAG ATTAAAAGTGTTGCTGCTGGGATGCTACATTCAGCATGTATTGATG TTTTAGTTTTTGTAATTTCAGAAAATGGTTCGGTGTTTATTTTTGGGGAAAAGGCAGTAAACAAGTTG GTCTCTAGAGAAGGAGGTACTGTTACAACTCCATCTATGATACGGGAATTACCATTTTCAGAACAAGTTGCTTGCGGGGCTCATCACACATGTGTTGTCACCA GAGGTGGAGAACTATATACATGGGGATCTAATGAAAATGGTTGTCTGGGTACTGG CGATACACATACGGTTCATGTGCCAGAAAGAGTTCAAGGTCCTTTCCTGATGCAATCTGTTTCCAAG GTATCGTGTGGCTGGAAGCATACAGCAGCTATATCTG ATGGCAATGTTTATACTTGGGGATGGGGTGGCGCCATGGGCACTTTTTTTGAAGAGGAACATTCTTCTGGTGGACAGTTG GGCCTAGGAGATGATGTGGATTACGTTGAACCTACAAAGGTTAACTTTGGTGAAAATGTGAAAGCAGTGCAAATATCATGTGGGTTTAATCACACTGGGGCCCTACTCGAATACAACTGA
- the LOC139843678 gene encoding ultraviolet-B receptor UVR8 isoform X3: protein MPMATHFMSKILKSAATNGKLGLGFCQKRFIRRVLTCEEQELIIDAEPLKNRKIVALWGNGDYGRLGLGNLESKWRPAFVSSFDDGNLREIACGGAHTLFLTESGSVYASGLNDCGQLGVEDGRSYTLDPVEISGLPNDIVKVAAGYYHSSAITESGELYVWGKNTSGQLGLGRKTGKVIPVPTKVNFLNGVPIKMASLGSDHSIAVTENGEVLSWGGGESGRLGHGHKTSLLGFLSTSSEYTPRLIKELEGAKIKSVAAGMLHSACIDENGSVFIFGEKAVNKLVSREGGTVTTPSMIRELPFSEQVACGAHHTCVVTRGGELYTWGSNENGCLGTGDTHTVHVPERVQGPFLMQSVSKVSCGWKHTAAISDGNVYTWGWGGAMGTFFEEEHSSGGQLGLGDDVDYVEPTKVNFGENVKAVQISCGFNHTGALLEYN, encoded by the exons ATGCCGATGGCCACACATTTTATGTCCAAAATTCTTAAATCAGCAGCCACAAACGGGAAACTAGGGTTAGGGTTTTGTCAAAAAAGGTTTATTAGGCGGGTACTAACATGTGAAGAACAGGAATTAATTATTGACGCTGAACCTTTAAAAAACCGAAAGATTGTTGCTTTGTGGGGTAATGGTGATTATGGGAGGTTAGGTTTAGGTAATTTGGAATCGAAATGGAGACCTGCTTTTGTTTCATCTTTCGATGATGGTAATCTGCGTGAGATTGCATGTGGTGGAGCTCACACGTTGTTTTTAACAG AGAGTGGGAGTGTGTATGCTTCTGGATTGAATGATTGTGGACAACTGGGCGTGGAAGATGGTAGAAGCTACACACTT GATCCAGTTGAAATTTCTGGACTTCCGAATGATATTGTGAAAGTTGCAGCTGGCTATTATCACTCTTCAGCTATTACAG AAAGTGGAGAATTATATGTGTGGGGAAAGAATACCAGTGGCCAACTAGGACTTGGAAGGA AGACAGGAAAGGTGATTCCAGTACCAACTAAAGTTAATTTTCTGAATGGGGTCCCTATAAAGATGGCTTCTTTAGGTTCTGATCACTCTATTGCTGTTACAG AAAACGGAGAGGTTTTAAGTTGGGGCGGAGGAGAATCTGGAAGGCTTGGACATGGACACAAAACAAGCCTTTTGGGCTTTTTGAGCACTAGCAg TGAATATACACCAAGGCTTATCAAGGAACTTGAAGGAGCAAAG ATTAAAAGTGTTGCTGCTGGGATGCTACATTCAGCATGTATTGATG AAAATGGTTCGGTGTTTATTTTTGGGGAAAAGGCAGTAAACAAGTTG GTCTCTAGAGAAGGAGGTACTGTTACAACTCCATCTATGATACGGGAATTACCATTTTCAGAACAAGTTGCTTGCGGGGCTCATCACACATGTGTTGTCACCA GAGGTGGAGAACTATATACATGGGGATCTAATGAAAATGGTTGTCTGGGTACTGG CGATACACATACGGTTCATGTGCCAGAAAGAGTTCAAGGTCCTTTCCTGATGCAATCTGTTTCCAAG GTATCGTGTGGCTGGAAGCATACAGCAGCTATATCTG ATGGCAATGTTTATACTTGGGGATGGGGTGGCGCCATGGGCACTTTTTTTGAAGAGGAACATTCTTCTGGTGGACAGTTG GGCCTAGGAGATGATGTGGATTACGTTGAACCTACAAAGGTTAACTTTGGTGAAAATGTGAAAGCAGTGCAAATATCATGTGGGTTTAATCACACTGGGGCCCTACTCGAATACAACTGA